The sequence CTGCCGGCCGCCCGGGTGGCCGGCGTCGCGGCCGGGCTGCACCTGGTCGTGCTGCTGCCGGAGGGGACCGACGACACCGCGGCGGCCGCGCGGATCCGCGCCGCGGGCGTCGGCGTGCAGCCGCTGTCCTTCCACCGGGTCACGCCCGGACCACCGGGCCTGGTCCTCGGCTACGCCGCCCACCCGCCGGACCGGCTCCGCGAGGCCGTCCGCCGGATCGCCACCGCCGTCGATCCGGTCCCGTCCCGTTCGTCATCCTGAGGACGCACCGCAGGACTTCGGAGGAACGGACTCGCGACCGGGCCTCTCGCCGGCCGCGACCGCCGGCGACCCCTGCTACGCGGCGACGGACTCCAGGAGGAAGGGCATGAGGTCGCGGACCTGGGTCTCCAGGTCCTCCAGCGACCCGGCCCGGCCGGTGATGTGGCCGAACAGGGCCTGCTGGAAGATCCCGTCCAGCAACCCGTACGAGGCCTGCGGGGAGCGGGCCGGCGCCCGTCCGGACAGCTCGGCGTAGCGGGTCACCACCCGCCAGATCATCTCCTCCAGCGTCTTGTCGATCATCGTGACCGCGTCGCGGAGGTTGAGCTCGAACATGCTCTGGGTGCGCAGGTCGTACCAGAGCCGGTGCATCGGGGCCTCGTCCCGGATGGTCTCCGCGAGCTTGGCCGCGAACGCCTCGACCAGCCCGGCCGGGGTGGTGGACTCGGCGATGACCGCGTCGTACCGGGTCACGCAGCGGGCCTTGTAGTAGCGCACGCAGTAGATGATCAGCTCGAGCTTGTCGTCGAAGTAGTAGTGCACGACGCCGTGACTGAACTCGGAGTTGCTGGCGATCTCGCGCAGGCTGGTGTGGGCGTAGCCGAGCTCGCCGAGGGTGCGCAACGCGGACTCGGCGAGCTGGTTGCGCCGGGCGTCGTACTTGTCCGCGGGCGCTTGACGAGCTGCCACGCCTCCCAGTCTAGGGCTTTCCTACATTTTCTTGACAGTCGTCCAGCGACCTCTTGACAGTCGTCAAGGTCGCGGTCGTAGGTTGTGGTCGCCGCCACACCACGGGGGTGGCGGCCTCGACCCGCGGACGCAAGGGAGCATCCATGGCTGGCCTCGATCTGACCGGACGCCGGGCACTGGTGACGGGAGCGGCCCAGGGGCTGGGCGAGGGCATGGCGCAGGCGCTCGCCGCGGCCGGCGCGTCGGTCGTGGTCGCCGACCTGCAGGACGACCTCGGGGCGAAGGTGGCCGAGTCGCTCGGGGAGAGCCACGGCTTCGTGCACCTCGACGTCAGCGACGACGAGAGCTGGGCCGCCGCGGTCGCGAGCGCGGTGGCGCAGCTCGGCGGCCTGGACATCGTGGTCAACAACGCCGGGGTCGAGATCACCAGCCTGCTCGTCGACGTCGAGGCGGCCCAGATCCGCAAGCAGCTCGAGGTCAACCTGCTCGGCACCACGCTGGGCATCAAGCACGCGTTCCGCACGATGCGCCCGGGCGGCGCGGCCGGCGCCGGCGGCTGCGTGATCAACGTCGCCTCGGTCGCCGCGACGATCGCGTTCCCCGGCATCGGGGTCTACTCCGCGACCAAGTCCGGCGTGGACCGGCTGACCCGGGTCGCGGCGGCCGAGTCCGGCGCGCTCGGCTACGGCGTCCGCGTCAACTGCATCTACCCCGGCCTGGTACCGACCGCGATGGGGGCCGGGCTGGCCAACGACGTCGCCCGCATCGGACTGTTCGGCTCGCCCGAGGAGGCGGTGGGCGCGGTCATCGGGCTGACGCCCTCCGGTCGGCTCGGCGAAGTGGCCGACATGGCCGACGCGGTGGTCTTCCTGGCCTCCGACGCGTCCCGGTTCGTCAACGGGGCCGGACTGCCGGTCGACGGCGGGATGGGGATGTGATGAGCACCGAGAAGCCTGTCGTCGTCTACGGCGTCTCCGGCTACACCGGCCGGCTGATCTGCGAGTACCTGCGCGAGTTCAACGTCCCGTTCGTCGCCGCCGGCCGGGACAAGGACCGGGTCCAGGCCGTGGTCGACAAGATCCCGGGCATCGAGGACGTGCTGCACGACGTCGTGCAGGTCGAGCACACCGTCGAGGCGCTGACCGAGCTGTTCACCGGCGCCTCGGTGGTCTGCAACACGGTCGGGCCGTTCATCAAGTTCGGGCACACGGTCATCGAGGCCTGCGCCAACGCCGGCACCCACTACCTCGACACCACCGGCGAGCAGGACTGGGTGATCGAGGTCAAGGACCGCTGGCACCGTCGGTTCGCGGACGCCGGGCTGCTGGTCTCCCCGGGCGTCGCGCAGATGTACACCACCGGCGAGATCGCGGCGAACCTCTGCCTGGAGCACCCCGGCCTGGACACGCTGGACATCCTGGTGCTCTGGAAGGGCTTCCCGACGTACGCGTCGACCCAGACGATCTTCACGATCCTCAAGGCCGACTGGTACTACCTGGAGCAGAACCAGTACCAGCAGTGGCCGATGGACAAGGTCTTCACCGTCGCGATCCCGGGCCAGCACGAGCTCGGGCTGGCGCTGCCCTGGGGCGGCACCGCGCACCCGGTCTGGTTCAAGGACGACCCGCGGGTGGCGAACGTCAAGGCCTGCGGCGGCGTCTTCGAGCGCGCGGTCATGGAGAACGTGATCGCCACGACCAAGATGTTCGAGGAGCAGATCAAGCCGCTGCCGCCGGAGCAGCAGGAGGCCGCGCTGGCCGAGATCGCCGGCTCGGTGCAGGCCGCGATGCCGCCGCGGGAGAACCCGCGGATCAACACCTCGCTCGACTCCGTGTACGCCTCGGGTCCGCTCGGCCGGGCCCACTGCGTCATCCACGGCAACCAGAACTACAAGCAGACCGGACTGCTGCAGGCGTACGGGGCGTACTCGCTGCTGCAGCAGGCGCCGAAGCGGGCCGGGTTCGCCTCGGCCTGCCAGGCCTTCGGGCACCGGGAGCTGCTCGGCGCGCTGCGCAGCTTCGGCCTGGTGATGGAGCCGGTCATCACGGTGGAGCGCTGAGCGTGCGCCTGGTCGACTACCTGGACAAGGGCGCGTCACTCGGGCCGGACGCGCCCTGCCTGACCACCGACGGCCGGTCCAGCACGTACGGCGAGGTGCGGGAGCTGAGCGTCCGGATCGCCGGCGCGCTGGCCCGGCACGGCGTCGCGCCCGGCGACACGGTGGCGATCCTGTCCGCCAACGACCCGGTCGCGTTCAGCTGCGTATTCGGCATCAGCCGGGCCGGCGCGGTCTGGTGCCCGGTCAACCCGCGCTCCGAGGCGGCCGAGAACCGGGAGCTGCTGGAGCTCTTCGAGTGCGGCACCCTGATCTTCCAGGCCCACTTCGCCCCGCTGGTGGCGCGGATCCGGGACCAGCTGCCGAAGCTGCACACGCTCGTCTGCCTCGACGACTCCGTCGACGGGGCGCTGTCCTGGGCCGAGTTCCTCGGCCCGGACCGGGAGGACGTCGACCGTGACCCCGTCGACGACCTCGCGATGATCGTCGGGACCGGCGGCACCACCGGGCGGCCCAAGGGCGTGCTGCTCACCGGCACCAACCTCGAGACGATGACCGCGATCACACTGATGAGCTACCCGTTCGAGCGGCGGCCGGTCTATCTGGCGCTGGCGCCGCTGACCCACGCGGCGGGCGTGCTCTGCTTCCCCGTGCTCGCGCTGGGCGGCGAGATCGTGGTGATGCGCTCGCCCGACGTCGGCGTGTTCCTGGAGCTGGTCGAGCGGCACCGGGTGACCCACACGTTCCTGCCGCCGACCCTGGTCTACATGGTGCTCGACCACCCCGCGCTGTCCCGTACGGACCTGGGCTCGCTGCGCTGCTTCTGGTACGGCGCGGCCCCCATGTCGGCGACCCGGCTGGAGGAGGCGCTGGTCCGGATCGGGCCGGTGATGGCGCAGCTGTTCGGGCAGACCGAGGCGCCGATGATGATCTCGACCCTGTCGCCCCGGGACCACTACCGCGCCGACGGCACGATCGCCCGCGAGCTGCTGTCCTCGGCCGGGCGGCCGGCCCCGCTGGTGACGGTCGCGGTGATGGCCGAGGACGGCACGCTGCTGCCGGCCGGTTCGCGCGGGGAGATCGTGGTGCGCAGCTCGCTGGTGATGCGCGGCTACCACCGGAACCCGGAGGCGACCGCGGAGGCGTCCCGCTTCGGCTGGCACCACACCGGCGACATCGGCTACCTCGACGCGGACAACGTGCTGTTCATCGTCGACCGGGCCAAGGACATGGTCATCACCGGCGGCTTCAACGTCTACTCGACCGAGGTCGAGCAGGCGGTCATGCAGCACCCGGCCGTCGCCGACTGCGCGGTGATCGGGCTGCCGGACGACAAGTGGGGTGAGCGTGTCACCGCGGTGGTCCAGCTGCGGGCCGGCCAGGAGCTCGACCGGGCCGAGCTGATGCACTTCGTCAAGGACCGCCTCGGCAGCGTGAAGACGCCCAAGCAGGTCGAGGTCTGGGACGACCTCCCCCGCTCCAGGGTCGGCAAGGTCCTCAAGTCCGAGATCAAGGAGGTCCTAGGCTCGGGCAATGGGTGACACCCACGAGATCCGGCTGCCGGACGGGCGCCGGCTGGCCTACTCCGACCACGGGACCGGGCCGGCCGTGCTGGCCTGCCACGGGACGCCGGACACCCGGCTGCAGCCGGCGGAGATGATCGCGGCCGCGGTCGGCGAGCGACTGCGGCTGCTCACCCCGGACCGGCCGGGCTTCGGCCGCTCCGATCCGTTGCCCGGCCGGACGCTGACCGACTGGCCTGCCGACGCCGCCGCGCTGCTGGACGCGCTCGGGCTCGACCGGGTCGCGGTGATCGGCGGCTCCGGCGGGGGTCCGTACGCGATCGCGACCGGGGTCGCGCTGGCCGAGCGGGTCAGCGCGGTCGCGCTGCTGTGCCCGGGCATCCCGGTGGACGCGCCGGTGCACGGGAACGTCGTCCCGCGCGACCGGGACGCGCTGCGGGAGCGGGGCGAGCTGTTCGCCCGGCTGCTGCGCGACGACCCGGCCGAGTTCACCCGGATGACCGGGCACGGGGTCTCGGAGCGGGCGCTGGCCTCGCTGCGGGAGGCGTTCGGCCAGGGCCCCGACGCGTACGTCGAGGACCACTCGATCAACGACTCCGACTGGGCCGGCCTGCTGCCGCGGCTGAACCGGCCGACCTGGATCTGGCACGGGGCGCAGGACGACAACATCCCGGTGGCGGCGGTGGGCTGGATGGCCGGCCGGATGCCGCGGGCGGAGCTGACCGTGCTGCCCGGGGCCGGCCACGACGTGTCCGCGGCCTGGCCGGACGCGTTCGCGTGGCTGGCCGGCGCAACCTCAGGCCTCTCATGAACCCGCCACCCGGTCCGGGCCCGGCCGCCGGCACGAGCATGGAAGCCGGCGTGAGCCCGACGGCCGGCACGAGCCCGACGGCCGGCACGAGCCCGACCGCCCGCGGGAGCGTCCTCGATGCGGTTCGGGGGTGGCGGCGGGAGCATGCCGCCGAGGTGCTGGCCGACTTCGCCGCGCTGGTCGCGCTGGAGAACGTGACCGGGGACGTGCCGGCCCTGCGGCGCAACGCGGCCGAGATCGTGGCCCGCCTGCGCGCCCGCGGCGTCGAGGCGGAGGCGCTCGGCCCGGACGGGGTCGCGCCGCTGATCGTCGGCCGCGTCCCGGCCCGCCCGGGCGCCCCACGCCTCGGCCTGTACGCGCACTACGACGGTCAGCCCGTCACGCCGTCGGACTGGTCGACACCGCCGTTCGAGCCGACCCTGATCGGCCCGGACGGCACCCGGTTGCCGCTCACATCCGCCTCCCCCGGCACCGCGGCGATCGCGGCCGCAATCGGCGACGGCGACGGCGGCGAGTGGCGCCTGCAGGCCCGCGCCACGGCCGACGACAAGGCCCCGATCGCCGCCCTGCTGGCCGCGCTGGACGCGATCGCCGGCGCCGACCGCGAGGTCGAGCTCGTGCTCTGCCTGGAGGGCGAGGAGGAGTCCGGCTCGACCCACCTCGGCGAGCTGATGACCGCGTACTCGGACCGGCTCGCCGCCGAGGCCTGGCTGATCTGCGACGGACCCGTCCGGCCCGGCAACGCGCCGCAGGTCGTGCTCGGCGTCCGCGGCCTGTCCGACCTGGAGCTGACCGTCTACGGCCCGGCCACGGAGGTGCACAGCGGGCACTACGGCAACTGGGCCCCGAACCCGGCGCTGGCACTGGCCGGGCTGCTGGCCTCGATGAAGGACGCCGACGGCCGGGTCACGATCGACGGCTTCACCGCCGACACCCGGCCGCCCTCGGCGGCCGAGCAGTCCGCCCTGGACGCGACGCCGCCGATCGAGGCCGGCCTGCTGGACCGGCTCGGCCTCGCCGCGGCCGAGGTGCCGGGCAGCCGGCTGCTGGACCGGCTGATGCTGCCCTCGCTGAACATCCGCGGGCTGCGCTCCGCCGATGTCGGACCGGCGGCCCGCAACGTGATCCCGGCGTCTGCGACCGCGTCGATCGACATCCGGCTGGCGGCCGGCGACGACCCGGCCCGGATGCTGGACCGGGTCCGGGAGCACGTCCGCGGCCACGGCTACCTGGTCCTGGACCGGGAGCCGACTCCCGCGGAGCGCCGGGCGAATCCCGCCATCGCCCGGATCGAGGGCCGGGTCGGCTACCCGGCCGCCCGGGCCCGCGCCGACCTGCCGGTGGTCGCGCACCTGATCGAGCTGGCGACCCGGGCCGCCGGCGAGCCCGCGATCACCCTGCCGACGCTCGGCGGCTCGGTGCCGCTGCACCACTTCGAGCAGGCGCTCGGTACGCCGGCGGTGATCCTCCCGATCGCCAACCCGGACAACAACCAGCACGCCGCCGACGAGAACCTGCGCCTGGGCAACCTCTGGTACGGCGTCGACCTCTTCGCCCTGCTCGTCACGACGCCCTGGACGTAGCGTCGGCGGGCTGGTCGCGGCCTAGAAGTCGATGCGGACCACGGCCCGGCGCAGGCTCGGCCGGACGACCTCGGTGAAACCGGCGGCGGTGAACAGGCCGAGCGTGCCGACGTGCAGCTCCTCCAGCAGCGCGGTCTTCGTCGTGGTCATCGGGTAGGCCTCCAGCGCGCGGGCACCCTGCTTGCGGGCGTGGTCCACCGCCGCGGCCGCGAGCGCCGTGGCGACGCCCTCCCGCCGGTGCGGGGCCCGGACCAGGAAGCAGGTCACCGCCCAGACCCCGGGATCCGTCCGGTCCTCGTCCCGGCCGACCCAGGCCGCCTTCGAGCTGTTGCGGGCCATCCCCTCGTACGCGGCCCGCGGCTCGACCGCGCACCACCCGACCGGCTCGCCGTCGGAGTACGCGACGAGGCCCGTGGTCGGGCCCGGCCCGCCGCAGTCGGTCTGCTCCCGCAGCCGGTCGGCCCGCACCTCGGCCGGGTGGTGCTTGAACGCCTCGCCGCGGGCCAGCTTCTCGCGCTGGCACCAGCACCGGGAGCCGGGACCGCGGCCGGAGAAGATCGCGACCAGGTCCTCCCAGCTCGCCTCGTTGGCCGGCCGGACGGTGATCAGAGCTTCTCCAACGGCGCGTAGCGGAGCAGGAGCCACTTCGGGCCGATGTCCGCGCCGAAGTCGATCTGGGCCTGCGCCTTCTCCGAGTCGCCGCGGACCGCGACGACCGTGCCGAGCCCGAACGCGTCGTGGCTGACCTTGTCGCCGAGGTTCAGCACGGGGATCGGCCGGTTGCCGGCGCCGCCCCGCAGCGTCCCCCGGGCCAGCGCGGTCGCGGCCACCCGGGCCTGCGCGGGCGCCTGCCGGCGCGGCTCGGACCGCTCCCAGTCGACGAGCTCCTCCGGCACCTCGTCCAGGAACCGGGACGCCGGGTTGTACGACGGCTGCCCCCAGGCCGAGCGGGTCACCGCCCGGGAGACGAACAGCCGCCGCCGGGCCCGGGTGATCCCCACGTACGCCAGCCGGCGCTCCTCCTCCAGCTCCTGCGGGTCGCCCAGGGTGCGCAGGTGCGGGAAGACGCCGTCCTCCATGCCGGTGAGGAACACCACCGGGAACTCCAGGCCCTTCGCGGTGTGCAGGGTCATCAGCGTGACCACGCCGCCGTGCCCGTCCGCGTCCGGGATCGAGTCGGCGTCCGCGACCAGCGCGACCTGCTCCAGGAAGTCGGCCAGGGTGACCGCGACCCCGCTGTCGCCGCCGCGGGTCTGCTCGTACTCGCGGGCGACCGAGACCAGCTCGCGGACGTTGTCCACCCGGGACTCGTCCTGCGGGTCGTCGCTGGCCTCCAGCTCGCGCAGGTAGCCGGTCTTGTCGATGACCGCCTCCAGCACCGCGGCCGGCCCGTTGCCCTCGCCGGCCTCGACCGCCCGCAGCTCGATCATCAGCGTGACGAAGTCGTTGATCGCGGCGACCGACCGGGCGGCGATGCCGGGCGCGTCGGCGGCCCGTTCCAGCGCCTCGGCGAACGCGATCCGCTCCCGCGACGCCAGCGCCCCGACGCAGGCCTCGGCCCGGTCGCCGATCCCCCGCCGCGGCGTGTTGAGGATCCGGCGCAGGCTGACCACGTCGGTGGTGTTCGCGATCAGCCGCAGGTAGGCCAGCATGTCGCGGACCTCGCGGCGCTCGTAGAAGCGCACCCCGCCGACCACCTTGTACGGCAGGCCGACCCGGATGAACACCTCCTCGAACACCCGCGACTGCGCGTTGGTCCGGTAGAACACCGCGACGTCGGTGGGCTGGATGTCCTCGGTGTCGGAGAGCCGGTCGATCTCGCCGGCCACCCAGGCGGCCTCGTCGTGCTCGTTGTCCGCGACGTACCCGACGATCTTGTGGCCGGCGCCGGCGTCGGACCAGAGGTTCTTGGGCTTGCGGTTGGCGTTGCGGGAGATCACCGCGTTGGCCGCGGTCAGGATCGTCTGGGTGGAACGGTAGTTCTGCTCCAGCAGGATCGTGGTCGCATCCGGGTAGTCCCGCTCGAACTCCAGGATGTTGCGGATGCTGGCACCGCGGAACGCGTAGATCGACTGGTCGGCGTCGCCGACGACGGCCAGCTCGGCCGGCGCCAGCTCACCGCCGGACGGGCCGACCAACTCGCGGACCAGCACGTACTGCGCGTGGTTGGTGTCCTGGTACTCGTCGACCAGCACGTGCCGGAACCGCCGCCGCCAGTGCTCGGCCGCGGCCGGGAACGCCTGCAGCAGCGTCACCGTGGTCATGATCAGGTCGTCGAAGTCCAGCGCGTGGGCCTGCCGCAACCGGGTCTGGTACGCCGTGTACGCCTCGGACAGCACCTTCTCGATCCCGTTGCCGGCCTTGGCCGCCCACTCGTCCGGGTCGACCAGCTCGTTCTTCAGGTTGCTGATCTGGGCCAGCATGCTGCGGGCGGGGTAGCGCTTCGGGTCCAGGTCGAGATCCCGGCAGACCATCGTCATCAGCCGCTGCGAGTCGGCCTGGTCGTAGATCGAGAACGTCGACTTCAGCCCGAGCGTCTTGGCCTCGGCCCGCAGGATCCGGACGCACATCGAGTGGAACGTGGACACCCACATGGACCGGGCCCGCGGCCCGACCAGCGCCGAGACCCGCTCCTTCATCTCGCCCGCGGCCTTGTTGGTGAACGTGATCGCGAGGATCTCGCCGGGCTGGGCACCGCGGTGGGCCAGCAGGTGCGCGATCCGGTAGGTCAGCACCCGGGTCTTGCCCGAGCCGGCCCCGGCCACGATGAGCAGCGGCGAGCCGGCGTGCTCGACGGCGGCCCGCTGGCTCGGGTTCAGCTCATCGAGCAGCTTGTCCGCGTCGACCGCGAGCCGGACGGGGCGGGGACGGCGAGGCTCCGGAGCGGCCGTGCCGGCCGCCGGGATCTCCATCTGGCTGCTGCTCATATCCGAACAAGCGTACGACCGGGAGCCGACAATGCTGGCTTTGGCGCTCCGCGCCGGGCGCTCCTGGCGGCGTCTTCACCTCCGCGCCTCGACGGTGGGCGTGGTCGCGGGGTCGGCGGGCGCTCCAGTCCGGACACCGCCGCGCCCGGCGGCGGACCGCCTGTAGCCCTTCCGACGGGTCGGATGCCCTGCTAGAGTCTCCTCCGTGCACACGACGCAGCGATTTTTCTATGGGTACCGGTCCTCGGTATCCAGCGTCGTCTGACCTCAGACAACCAGGAACCCCGGGCTTCTCGCCCGGGGTTTTGTGTTTCCGGGCGGCGAGTCTGGACCAGCTGACTCCAGGAGCCCCACAGTGACAAGCATGCTGACCTCCCCCGCCGCCGCCGGTGAAGCGGACCTGATCCCGCTGCTGCGTACGCAGATCGACGCGATCGACGCCGGTATCGCCCGGCTGGTCGCCGAGCGCGCGCGGTTGTCGGCCCGCATCCAGTCCGCCCGGATCGCCTCCGGCGGCGTGCGGGTCGAGCTCGGTCGCGAGCGGTTGGTGCTCGACGGCTACCGGCAGACCCTGGGCGAGGACGGCGTCCCCCTCGGCAGCGCGGTCCTCCGCCTGTGCCGCGGGCCGCTGTAACCGACCACCGGCTGCGAACCCGCCTTTTCGGGTACGGACCCGGGCGTACGGTCGGGTCATGAACGAGGACATGCTCCGGCGACGGCGGCAGATCTACGAACAGATGCGGCTGACCGGGCAGAAGCTCGGACCGCTGCAGAAGCTGCGGATCCGGCGCCGGCTGCGCCGACTGGTCTCCGCCCCGCCGTACGGCCCGCCCGGCGACGGTCGCGGTGAGGACGGCGGCGCCGGGGTGCGCGAGCCGCGCCGGCCGCGCCCGCAG comes from Mycobacteriales bacterium and encodes:
- a CDS encoding TetR/AcrR family transcriptional regulator, with protein sequence MAARQAPADKYDARRNQLAESALRTLGELGYAHTSLREIASNSEFSHGVVHYYFDDKLELIIYCVRYYKARCVTRYDAVIAESTTPAGLVEAFAAKLAETIRDEAPMHRLWYDLRTQSMFELNLRDAVTMIDKTLEEMIWRVVTRYAELSGRAPARSPQASYGLLDGIFQQALFGHITGRAGSLEDLETQVRDLMPFLLESVAA
- a CDS encoding SDR family oxidoreductase — protein: MAGLDLTGRRALVTGAAQGLGEGMAQALAAAGASVVVADLQDDLGAKVAESLGESHGFVHLDVSDDESWAAAVASAVAQLGGLDIVVNNAGVEITSLLVDVEAAQIRKQLEVNLLGTTLGIKHAFRTMRPGGAAGAGGCVINVASVAATIAFPGIGVYSATKSGVDRLTRVAAAESGALGYGVRVNCIYPGLVPTAMGAGLANDVARIGLFGSPEEAVGAVIGLTPSGRLGEVADMADAVVFLASDASRFVNGAGLPVDGGMGM
- a CDS encoding DUF5938 domain-containing protein, which codes for MSTEKPVVVYGVSGYTGRLICEYLREFNVPFVAAGRDKDRVQAVVDKIPGIEDVLHDVVQVEHTVEALTELFTGASVVCNTVGPFIKFGHTVIEACANAGTHYLDTTGEQDWVIEVKDRWHRRFADAGLLVSPGVAQMYTTGEIAANLCLEHPGLDTLDILVLWKGFPTYASTQTIFTILKADWYYLEQNQYQQWPMDKVFTVAIPGQHELGLALPWGGTAHPVWFKDDPRVANVKACGGVFERAVMENVIATTKMFEEQIKPLPPEQQEAALAEIAGSVQAAMPPRENPRINTSLDSVYASGPLGRAHCVIHGNQNYKQTGLLQAYGAYSLLQQAPKRAGFASACQAFGHRELLGALRSFGLVMEPVITVER
- a CDS encoding long-chain fatty acid--CoA ligase, which translates into the protein MRLVDYLDKGASLGPDAPCLTTDGRSSTYGEVRELSVRIAGALARHGVAPGDTVAILSANDPVAFSCVFGISRAGAVWCPVNPRSEAAENRELLELFECGTLIFQAHFAPLVARIRDQLPKLHTLVCLDDSVDGALSWAEFLGPDREDVDRDPVDDLAMIVGTGGTTGRPKGVLLTGTNLETMTAITLMSYPFERRPVYLALAPLTHAAGVLCFPVLALGGEIVVMRSPDVGVFLELVERHRVTHTFLPPTLVYMVLDHPALSRTDLGSLRCFWYGAAPMSATRLEEALVRIGPVMAQLFGQTEAPMMISTLSPRDHYRADGTIARELLSSAGRPAPLVTVAVMAEDGTLLPAGSRGEIVVRSSLVMRGYHRNPEATAEASRFGWHHTGDIGYLDADNVLFIVDRAKDMVITGGFNVYSTEVEQAVMQHPAVADCAVIGLPDDKWGERVTAVVQLRAGQELDRAELMHFVKDRLGSVKTPKQVEVWDDLPRSRVGKVLKSEIKEVLGSGNG
- a CDS encoding alpha/beta hydrolase, with amino-acid sequence MGDTHEIRLPDGRRLAYSDHGTGPAVLACHGTPDTRLQPAEMIAAAVGERLRLLTPDRPGFGRSDPLPGRTLTDWPADAAALLDALGLDRVAVIGGSGGGPYAIATGVALAERVSAVALLCPGIPVDAPVHGNVVPRDRDALRERGELFARLLRDDPAEFTRMTGHGVSERALASLREAFGQGPDAYVEDHSINDSDWAGLLPRLNRPTWIWHGAQDDNIPVAAVGWMAGRMPRAELTVLPGAGHDVSAAWPDAFAWLAGATSGLS
- a CDS encoding M20/M25/M40 family metallo-hydrolase, with the protein product MSPTAGTSPTAGTSPTARGSVLDAVRGWRREHAAEVLADFAALVALENVTGDVPALRRNAAEIVARLRARGVEAEALGPDGVAPLIVGRVPARPGAPRLGLYAHYDGQPVTPSDWSTPPFEPTLIGPDGTRLPLTSASPGTAAIAAAIGDGDGGEWRLQARATADDKAPIAALLAALDAIAGADREVELVLCLEGEEESGSTHLGELMTAYSDRLAAEAWLICDGPVRPGNAPQVVLGVRGLSDLELTVYGPATEVHSGHYGNWAPNPALALAGLLASMKDADGRVTIDGFTADTRPPSAAEQSALDATPPIEAGLLDRLGLAAAEVPGSRLLDRLMLPSLNIRGLRSADVGPAARNVIPASATASIDIRLAAGDDPARMLDRVREHVRGHGYLVLDREPTPAERRANPAIARIEGRVGYPAARARADLPVVAHLIELATRAAGEPAITLPTLGGSVPLHHFEQALGTPAVILPIANPDNNQHAADENLRLGNLWYGVDLFALLVTTPWT
- a CDS encoding GNAT family N-acetyltransferase codes for the protein MAPAPLRAVGEALITVRPANEASWEDLVAIFSGRGPGSRCWCQREKLARGEAFKHHPAEVRADRLREQTDCGGPGPTTGLVAYSDGEPVGWCAVEPRAAYEGMARNSSKAAWVGRDEDRTDPGVWAVTCFLVRAPHRREGVATALAAAAVDHARKQGARALEAYPMTTTKTALLEELHVGTLGLFTAAGFTEVVRPSLRRAVVRIDF
- the pcrA gene encoding DNA helicase PcrA; its protein translation is MSSSQMEIPAAGTAAPEPRRPRPVRLAVDADKLLDELNPSQRAAVEHAGSPLLIVAGAGSGKTRVLTYRIAHLLAHRGAQPGEILAITFTNKAAGEMKERVSALVGPRARSMWVSTFHSMCVRILRAEAKTLGLKSTFSIYDQADSQRLMTMVCRDLDLDPKRYPARSMLAQISNLKNELVDPDEWAAKAGNGIEKVLSEAYTAYQTRLRQAHALDFDDLIMTTVTLLQAFPAAAEHWRRRFRHVLVDEYQDTNHAQYVLVRELVGPSGGELAPAELAVVGDADQSIYAFRGASIRNILEFERDYPDATTILLEQNYRSTQTILTAANAVISRNANRKPKNLWSDAGAGHKIVGYVADNEHDEAAWVAGEIDRLSDTEDIQPTDVAVFYRTNAQSRVFEEVFIRVGLPYKVVGGVRFYERREVRDMLAYLRLIANTTDVVSLRRILNTPRRGIGDRAEACVGALASRERIAFAEALERAADAPGIAARSVAAINDFVTLMIELRAVEAGEGNGPAAVLEAVIDKTGYLRELEASDDPQDESRVDNVRELVSVAREYEQTRGGDSGVAVTLADFLEQVALVADADSIPDADGHGGVVTLMTLHTAKGLEFPVVFLTGMEDGVFPHLRTLGDPQELEEERRLAYVGITRARRRLFVSRAVTRSAWGQPSYNPASRFLDEVPEELVDWERSEPRRQAPAQARVAATALARGTLRGGAGNRPIPVLNLGDKVSHDAFGLGTVVAVRGDSEKAQAQIDFGADIGPKWLLLRYAPLEKL
- a CDS encoding chorismate mutase, whose translation is MTSMLTSPAAAGEADLIPLLRTQIDAIDAGIARLVAERARLSARIQSARIASGGVRVELGRERLVLDGYRQTLGEDGVPLGSAVLRLCRGPL